CGGAGACGACGAGCCCGAGCATCGCGCCGGCGAACGCCACGAGGGTGGCGGCGAACCGCCCGAGGCCGGCGACCGGGTCCTTCCCCGGCGCGTCTGCGGGGCCGCCGGCGAAGTAGGAGTGGGCGTAGAGGAAGACGAGGAGGCCCACGCCGGAGACGAGCAGCGCCATGAGCGCCCCGAACGCGTCGAGGCGCAGGCCCATGGTGAGCCCGAGGCTCGGCACCCACGCGACGGTCTCCTCGACGGTGCGGTGGCGGACGACGACGCCCGGCAGGACGGTGGCGAGCCACGCGAGCACGGCCGCGGGCGCCAGGGCGCACAGCAGGAGCGTCCGGCGGCCGTGACGGCGCAGGAGGAGGGCACCAGCCGCGGCGGCGAGGTGCGCGCCGAGCAGGGCTGTGAGCAAGCATGTGCTCCCGGGTCGGGGCTGGGACCTGCGGGTCCCCAGCGGCGGGTGCGGGCCGGGAACCGGCTACCGCGTCAAGGCGCCCAGTATGCCTTCGCCCGCGACGCGGCTGACTCAGCAGCCCGCCCCGCCGGCCCGGGTCAGAACAGCCCGTACTGCACGAACGCCGGGGCGAAGATGAGCGCCACGACGGTCATCACCTTGATGAGGATGTTCATAGCAGGCCCGGAGGTGTCCTTGAACGGGTCGCCGACCGTGTCGCCGACGACGGCGGCCTTGTGCGGGTCGGAGCCCTTGCCGCCGTGGTGGCCGGCCTCGATGTACTTCTTCGCGTTGTCCCACGCGCCCCCGGCGTTGGCCATGTAGATCGCGATCGCGAAGCCGGTGACGAGCACGCCGGCGAGCAGCCCCCCGAGGGCGTCGACGGACAGGAAGCCGACGGCGAGGGGCACGACGACGGCGAGCGAGCCGGGGACCACCATCTCCCTCAGCGCCGCACCGGTGGAGATGTCGACGCACTTGGCGTACTCCGGCACGACGCCCACCCTGCCCTCGCGCAGACCGGGGATGTCGCGGAACTGCCGGCGCACCTCCTCGATCATCTGGTTGGCCGCCCGGCCGACGGCGTTCATGGTGAGCGCGGCGAACAGGAACGGCAGCATCGCCCCGATGAACAGCCCGACGAAGACGTCGACGTCGCCGATCGACAGGTTGATCTCGCCGCCGGCGGCCCGCACCGACTCCTGGAACGACACGAACAGGGCGAGGGCGGTGAGCACCGCGGAGCCGATCGCGAACCCCTTCGCGACGGCCGCCGTCGTGTTGCCGAGGGCGTCGAGCTCGTCGGTGACCTCGCGGACCCTCGGGTCGAGGTGGGCCATCTCGGCGATGCCGCCGGCGTTGTCGGCGATCGGCCCGTAGGCGTCGGTGGCCACGACGACGCCGAGGGTCGCGAGCATGCCGATGCCGGAGATCGCCACCCCGTAGATGCCGCTGTTCGTGAGCTCCGGCAGGGCGAACTCCGCACCGGCGTAGGCGGCGCTGATGGCGATGACGACGAGGACCACCGAGCCCATGACCGAGATCTTGCCAGTGGAGATCCCCGCGAGGATCGTGGTCGCCGAGCCCGTCTCGCTCGAGGCGGCGATGTTCTTCACCGGGGAGAAGTGGTCGGAGGTGTAGTACTCGCAGAGCTTGCCGATCGCCAGGCCGGCGAGCAGGCCGGCGACGACCGCGAGCCCGAAGCCCCACCAGCGGGCCGTGATGTCCCCGAACAGCCAGAAGGCGAGGAGGAACGCGAGCACGACGGTCGCGGCGGCGGCGACGTTCGTCCCGCGGTGCAGGGCGCGCGACAGGTCACGTCCGCTCGCGTCGGGACCGGTGTTCACGGTGAACGCCCCGACTATGGCGGCGAGCATGCCGAAGGCGGCGATGGCGAGTGGGTAGAGCAGGGCGGCGTTCTGGAACCCCGCGGGCACGCCCGCGACCCCGTCGGCGAACGCGAACCCCGCGAGCGCGATCGGCGCGATGAGCGAGCCGGCGTAGGACTCGAACAGGTCGGCGCCCATGCCGGCAACGTCGCCGACGTTGTCACCGACGTTGTCGGCGATGGTAGCCGGGTTGCGCGGGTCGTCCTCGGGGATGCCCGCCTCGACCTTGCCGACGAGGTCGGCCCCGACGTCGGCCGCCTTCGTGTAGATCCCGCCGCCGATGCGGGCGAACAGCGCGATGGACGACGCGCCGAGCGAGTAGGTCGTCACCACCTGGATCGGGTTCTCGATGGTGAGGACGTCGACGAAGACGATGTAGGCGCCCGCCACGCCGAGCAGGGAAAGGCCCGCGACCGCGAACCCCATGACCGCTCCGCCGCGGAAGGCGAGCGGCAGGGCGAGCTGGGGGCCGGTCTTGGCCGCCTCCGCCGTCCGGGCGTTCGCCATGGTCGCCACGGTCATGCCGACGAAGCCGGCGAGCGCGCTGAACGCCGCGCCGACGAGGTAGGCCACGGCGGCGAGCGGCCCGTTGTCGAGCAGGAGCGCGATGAGGACCGCGAGGACCACCACGAAGATTGCCACGGCCCTGTACTCACGGCGCAGGAAGGCCCGGGAGCCCTCCTGGATGGCGTCCATCAGCGCGACCATGCGCTCGTCGCCGGGGCTGGCTTTCTTGACCACGCCGAAGAAGAAGAACCCCAGGCCGAGGCCGGCGAGGGCGGTGACGACGCTGATCAGCGGTATTGCGTCGAGGGCATCCATGGGCGGGTCGGTTGCTCCGAGCTCGGGGTACGGGCGTGTGGCACGCGACGGGGCCGGGCAGGCGTAACCCGGCCGCCCGACCAGCCGGGGCGCGGGCACAGGCGGCCTCGCCTCGGGGCGGGGGGTTCACCGGCGAGTGTATTCAGCGGGCGGGCGCCGCCACAAAACCCGCGGGAGGGGTGCGCTGCGGTGTCGCAGGCGGTTGCTACCGTCATTGTCATGTCCGCCTTCCTGCACCGCACCCGGGAGCTGCGCGAGGCCGCCGAGGCCGCCCTCGCCCCGGCCGCCACCCGCTCGCGCGACTCACGGGGGCGCCGCCGTCCGGAGGACCCCGACCCCCACCGCACGTGCTTCGAGCGCGACCGGGACCGGATCCTGCACTCGAAGGCCTTCCGCCGGCTCAAGCGGAAGACCCAGGTCTTCGTCGAGCCGACGGGGGACCACTACGTCACCCGGCTCACCCACACGCTGCAGGTGACGCAGATCGCCCGGGCGCTCGCCGCGGGGCTCGGCCTGAACGAGCCGCTCGCCGAGGCGATCGCCCTGGGTCACGACGTCGGCCATCCTCCGTTCGGCCACACCGGCGAGGAGGCGCTGTCGCCCTACGTCGAGGGGGGCTGGCACCACGCGGCGCAGAGCGTGCGCATCTACGAGGTGCTCGAGGACGCCAACCTCACGTGGGAGGTCCGCGACGGCATCCGCGCGCACTCGTGGAAGGTCACCCCGCCGCCGGCCACCGCCGAGGGCGCCTGCGTGCGTTTCGCCGACCGCATCGCCTACCTGTCCCACGACGCGCTCGACGCCGTGCGCGCCGGCGTGCTGGCGGAGCGTGACCTCCCCGCGGCGGCCCGCGCGCACCTCGGCCGGCCCGGCAGCGAGTGGGTCGGCACGATGGTCCGGTCGGTGATCGCCCACAGCGTGGAGGCCGGCCGGCTCGCCATGGACCCGCGCACCGCCGGAACAATGGACGAGCTGCGGGAGTTCATGTTCGTGCGCGTCTACCACGCGCCGCGCACCAGGGAGCAGCGCGAGGCCGTGAGCACGGTTGTCCGCGACCTCGTCGAGCACCATCTCGCCCGGCCGGACGCGATCCCCGCCAGCTACCGCGACGCCGCCTCCGACCCGCTCACGCAGACCGTCGACTACGTAGCCGGCATGACCGACCGCTACGCCCTCGCCCTGCACGCCCGCCTCGTCAACCGCTAGGGTCGGCGGCCAGGGCCGTCGCCGTCTCCGGCGTCCGTTGACGCCGGCCGGCGGCGCGAGCGGGTACGGTGGGCGCGGCCACCAGCCACCGTCCGGAGGGACGCAGAGCACCAATGGCCAAGAACCTCGTCATCGTCGAGTCGCCGACCAAGGCGAAGACCATTGAGAAGTACCTGGGCAGCGACTACCAGGTGCTCGCCTCCTATGGTCACGTCCGCGACCTCCCGCGCAGCGACTTCGCCGTCGAGGTCGACGACGGCGACGTCCGGCTCGTCTACGAGGTTCCCGCCGGTTCCACGAAGCACGTGAGCGCGATCAAGAAGGCCGCCCGGTCCGCCGAGCACGTCTTCCTCGCCACCGACCTCGACCGCGAGGGCGAGGCCATCGCCTGGCACGTCGCCGAGGTGGCCGGCATCAACACCGACGAGGCGAACCGGGTGGTGTTCGCCGAGATCACCCCCGACGCGATCGTCTCGTCGTTCGCGCAGCCGCGCCGCATCGACGGTCACCTCGTCGACGCGCAGCAGGCCCGGCGCGCGGTGGACCGGATCGTCGGCTACCGGCTGTCCCCGACATTGTGGCGCAACGTCGCGAGCGGCATCTCCGCGGGGCGCGTGCAGTCGGTGGCCCTGCGGATGATCTGCGATCGCGAGGACGCGATCCGCGCGTTCGTGCCGGTCGAGTACTGGTCGGTCCACGGCGACTTCAGCCGGGAGCGGCAGCGGTTCGCGACGACCCTCCACCGGGTCGACGGCCAGCGGGTCACCACGCCGAAGCACATGGCGGAGCGGGAGGAGAAGGGCACCGACGACCGCTACCTGCTCATCGGCGACGAGCAGGCGGCGGAGGGGCTGCTCGCCCGCGCCCGCGAGTCGGCCACCTGGACCGTCGCCGACACCACCCGCAAGGAGGTCAGGCGCAACCCGGCGCCGCCCTTCACCACCTCGACGCTCCAGCAGGAGGCGGCGCGCAAGCTCGGGTTCGGCGCGGCGAAGACGATGCGCGTCGCCCAGCAGCTCTACGAGGGTGTGAACATCGGCCGGGAGACGGTGGGCCTCATCACCTACCACCGGACCGACTCGCTGAACCTGTCGAACACCGCGCTCGGCGAGATCGCCGCCCACGTGCGGTCGGCCTACGGCGAGCGCTACGCCATCCCCGAGCCCCGCCGCTACAAGGGCAGGAGCAAGGGCGCGCAGGAGGCGCACGAGGCCATCCGCCCAACCTCGGTGAAGCGCCTGCCGGCCCAGCTCGCCGGCCGCCTCGACCGCGACCAGCTCGCGCTGTACGAGCTCGTGTGGAAGCGCACCGTCGCCACGCAGATGGCTCCCGCGGTGTTCGACTCGCTGCGTGCGGACCTCGTGAGCGCCGACGGCACCCTGCGGTTCCGCGCCACCGGGCAGGTGCTGAAGTTCGACGGCTTCATCACCCTCTACCAGGAGGGTCGCGACGACGACGCGCCCGAGGACGAGCAGGCCCCGACCGACCGGCTGCCCGACCTCGCCGACGGCCAGACCCTGACGCTCGCGGACGTGCGCGGGGAGCAGCACTTCACCGAGCCGCCCCCCCGCTACACCGAGGCGAGCCTCGTGAAGACCCTCGAGGCGGAGGGGATCGGCCGCCCGTCGACGTACGCCTCGATCATCGGCGTGCTGCTCGCACGGGAGTACGTGCGCCTCGACTCGCGCCGGTTCTTCCCCACGCCGCTCGGCGAGGTCGTGGTCGCCTACTTGAAGCAGCACTTCTCCGAGGTCGTCGACACCGGCTTCACCGCGCGGATGGAGGAGGAGCTCGACGAGATCGCCCGTGGCGAGGAGCGCTGGGAGCCGATGGTCTCCGAGTTCCTCACCGAGGTCGACGACTGGATCGCCGAGCGCAAGCCCGAGCGCCCCCGGATCCCCATCGAGGGGGCGCAGTGCCCGGAGTGCGGCGAGTCGATGGAGAAGGTGTTCAGCGGCAAGTCCCGCCAGTGGTTCGCCTCTTGTCACCGCTGGCCGGACTGCAAGGGGACCCTGCCGCTGGACGCCTACGGCAACATCACCACCGTCGAGGAGCTCAAGCCGGATCCCGACGTGCCGTGCCCGGAGTGCGGCAAGGGAACGATCCGCCGGGAGGGGCGCTTCGGGCCCTTCTACGGCTGCCAGGACTACCCGAACTGCAAGGGCATCGTGAACGTCCAGCAGCGCATCGGCTTCCCCTGCCCGAAGTGCGGCAAGGGCCACCTCGTCGAGCGCAAGTCCCGGTACGGCAAGCCGTTCTACGGCTGCAACCGCTATCCCGACTGCGAGTTCGCCCTCTGGACCACTCCGCTCGCGCAGCCGTGCCCGCAGTGCGGCGGGCCGATGAAGCCGCCGCGCAAGAACGCGAAGAACCCGACCGCCATCTGCGCGAACTGCGACGCGCGGGTCGAGGTCGACGCCGACCCGCCGCGGGTCGTCACGGAGGAGTTCGTCCCGGGGCGCCGCCCCGCGGCCGTGCCCGGCTGACGGGCCCTACCCGCCCGATCGTCCCGGCGCCCGCACGACGCCGAGCAGGCCGGTGCCCTCTCCGCCGTCCGGGGCGACCGCGCGGATTTCGGGCACCGGCGCGTCGGCGCGGGTCCGCGAGGCGCCCGCGACCTTCGCCGCTCCGCCGCCGAGCCGCACGGCGAGCTCCGGCACGTGCGTGCTGACCCAGCCCCAGACCCTGTTCACGACCGGCTCGCCGATGCGGCGCACGGCGTTCAGCGCGAACGGGTCCCCCTCGAGCCGCCACACGGTCGCGGGCTGGCCGGTCGCGTCGGTGAGCAGGCGCCGCAGCGCGGGCGCGTCGACGCATCCGACGTGGGGGGCGTAACCGGACCACCCGCCGAGGTAGCCGGTCTCGTCGGGGGTGGAGACGACGAGCAGCCCGCCCGGCGCCACCCGTGCGTACACCGCGGCGAGGAAGCCGGGCTGGTCGACCGGGCGGAGGTGCTCGATGACCTCCATCGCGGTGACGAGCCCGAACGCCCCGACAGCGACGTCGTCGAGGTCGGCGTACACCGCCGCGTCGGGAAAGGCCGTGGCGGCCACCTCTCGGACCCGGGCGTCGTGGTCGGTGAGGTGCAGCCCCGCCCCGAGGAAGTCGGCCATCCAGGCCGCCAGGGCCCCCACCCCGCTGCCGACGTCGAGGACGGGCCCGTCCACCCCGGCGGCGAGGGCCAGCTCGGCCGCGGCGAGGTAGTGCGCGACGTGGCGGACGACCGAGCGATGGCTGCCGTGCATGCCGACGTCGCCGCCCTCGGCGTTCACGTATGCCGCACCGCGGGTGCGGGCGGCCCGGTCGAGGAACAGACACGCCCCCCGCACCGCGGCGTCGAGGTCGCGGAGCGGCGGGCGCAGCTCGGGGGGAGGCGACGTCGTCACGGCCGGGCACCTTATACGAGACACCTGGCGTTACGCTGCTGCCGCACCCTCCCGGTGCGTCGGCGCGCGAAGGGGTAGGACGATCAGCGAGGAGCCGCAGGGGCAGGACGCAGCGGCGAGCGAGGACCTCGTGCTCGGCCGGGAGCAGCTCTCGGCCTACCGAGCCCTGATGCGCAACCGCAACTACCGCCTGTGGTTCCTGTCGTCGCTGGGGTCGAGCCTCGGCGACTGGGTCGGCCTGTTCTCCCTTCAGGTCCTCGTCATCTCGCTCGCCGAGCCGGGGTCGCGCATCGCGCTGTTCGGGCTCGGCGGCGTCATGATGGCCCGGCTGCTGCCGAGCGTGCTGTTCGGCCCCGTCGCCGGGGTGCTCGCCGACCGCTACGACCGGCGCCGGCTCATGGTCGCCGCCGACGCGCTGCGCGGCGCCCTCTACCTCGGGATCGCCTTCTCGGGCGAGCTGCTCACGTTGTTCGCGCTCGCCTTCCTCGTCGAGTGCCTGTCGCTCGTCTACATCTCCTCGAAGATGGCGGTGCTGCCGGGCATCGTCAAGCGCCGGGAGCTCACCCAGGCGAATCAGCTCGCCCTGTTCGTCACCTACGGGCCGCTGCCGCTCGGCGCGCTCCTGCCGACGCTCACCGTCGGGCTGGCGGCGCTCGTGCAGCGCGTCGGCGGCCCCACCATGGCGCCGCCGCGGCTGGCGCTGCTGCTCACGGTGGTCGGTTTCTGGGCGGCGGGAACGCTCATCTTCCGGATGCGCCTGCCGGCGCCGGGGCGGCCCGCGGGCACGCGCGACGACGACGCCAAGGGCATCGTCGCCGAGCTGCGGGCGGGGCTCGAATTCATCCGCGACCTGCCCCTCATCCGCTCGCTCATCACGGGGGTCGTGGGGGTGTTCTTCGGGGCCGGCGTCGTCGTCACGCTGGGTCCCGAGTTCGTCCGCAGCACGCTGGGCCGCTCGGAGACGGACTGGTTCACGCTGATGACGTTCGTGGGCACCGGGCTCCTCGTCGGCATCGCCGCCGTCCCGGCGCTCACCGGCCGCTTCCGCGAGGAGCGGCTGTTCCCCGTCTTCCTCGCCGCCACGGCGGGAATGGCGATCATCGTCGCGCTGCTCGACAACTTCGGCCGGACCCTGGCCGCCGGGGCCGTGCTCGGTGCGTCGGCGGGACTCGCCGTCGTCGTCGGCTACACGCTCCTGCTGCGTCACACCCCCGACGAGGTGCGGGGCAAGACGTTCGCCACGTTCTTCACCGCCAGCCGCATCGCGATGTTCGCCGCGCTCGGCCTTGCACCCTTCCTCGCCGGCGCGATCGGGGTGTTCACCGTCGGCGCCGGCGGCCGGTTCATCAGCGTGTCCGGGGTGCGGGTGACGATCCTCGCCGGGGGCATCGTCGCGCTCTACGCGGCGTTGCGCGGGGGCAGCGGCATGTACCGGGCGCTGCGCATGCAGGACGCCGCCGACGCCGGGACGCCGATGCGACTCCACCTCCAGTCGCGCGAGCAGTCACCGAGGACCGGGCTGTTCATCTCCCTCGAGGGCGGGGAGGGATCGGGCAAGTCGACGCAGCTGCGCGCCCTCGTGGCGGCGCTCGAGCAGGAGGGGCACGACGTGGTCGCCACACGCGAGCCCGGCGGGCCGCCGGTGTCCGAGCGCATCCGCGAGGTGCTGCTCGATCCCGCCACGGGCACCATGGACGCGCGCACGGAGGCGCTGCTCTACGCGGCGGCCCGCGCCGAGCACGTCCGGCGCGTCATCCGCCCGGCGCTTGCCGCCGGTAAGACGGTGGTGTGCGACCGCTTCCTGGACTCGTCGGTCGCCTACCAGGGGGTTGCCCGGGGCCTCGGTGAGGACGTCGTCTACGAGATCAACAAGTGGGCGACCGACGGGGTCGAACCCGACGTCGTCGTGCTGCTCGACATCGACGCCGAGGAGGGGCTGCGGCGTGTCGGCGCGCGCGCCGGACGCGACGGCCGCGACGGCCGCGATGACGGGGCGGACCGCATCGAGCGGGAGGACGCCCGCTTCCACGCCCGGGTGGCCGACGGCTTCCGCACGCTCGCGCAGCGCCATCCGGACCGGATCATCGTCGTCGACGCGCGCGGCGACGCCGACACGGTGACCCGGCGCGTGCGTGAGGCGCTGCGACCGTGGCTGTCCTCGCCCGACAGCGGCCGCGCGGCACGCGCGGCCGACGTGGTCGACCGCCAGTCCGGCGGCGCGGGCCGGTGACGGTGCCCCCGCGGCGCTAGGGTCGCGGTGTCGGACGAGGGAGGTGTGCGGTGGAGGCCGCTGCGGCGACTGATCTGTGGGCGGCGACCGGTCAGACTCGTGCCGCCGAGGCGCTGCGCGCCGCCGTGGCCGGCGGCGAGATGGCGCACGCCTGGGCGTTCACCGGCCCTGCCGGCGTCGGTCAGGAGCAGGCCGGCCGGGCGCTCGCCGCGGCACTCAACTGCCCGCGGACCACGTCCGGGCGGCCCTGCGGCGCGTGCGACGTGTGCAGCCGCTGCGCGCGCGGCGCGTACCCGGCCCTGTGGGAGTTCGCGCCGGCGGGGCGCGAGCACCGCGTCGACGACGTGCGCGGGCAGTGGCTTCGTGCGGCCTCGCGCTCGGCGGTCGAGGGGGACTGGAAGGTGCTCCGCATCGCAGAGGCGGACCGGATGAACGAGGCTGCGGCCAACGCCTTCCTCAAGGGGCTCGAGGAGCCCCCCGCGCGCACGGTGTGGGTGCTCGACGTCGCGGACCCCGACGAGCTGCCCGACACGATCCTGTCGCGCTGCCGCCCGGTGCGGTTCGTCCCGTGGGGGCCGGACGAGCTCGACGTCCAGGCCCGGCGTCTCGGCCTCGCCGACGACCGCGATCGCGCCCTCGCGGTGCGTGCCGCGCTCGGGCTGCCCGCGCGCCTGACCCGCTTCGCCGCCGAGGGCGGCCTCGACGACCTCCGCACGCACCGCGAGATCCTGGGCGGTCTGCGGGAACGGGGCCCCGGCTACGCCCTCCTCGCCGCGCGGGCGATCGACGAGGAGGTCAAGCGGCGCACCACCGCACTGAAGACGGAGTCGAAGGCTGAGCGCGCCGCGCTCGCCGAGCTCTACGGCGAGCAGCTGCCCCGCGGGGTGGTCAGGCAGCTCGACGAGCGTGTGGCCCGCCAGGAACGCGAGGCGCGCACCGCGGTGGTGCAGGCGGCCCTCGACGACCTCCTCGCTCGGCTGCGCGACGCGGTCCTCGTCGCCGCCGGTTGGGATCCCGCTACCGCCGTCCACGCGGACGCACCCGACGGCCTGCGCGCGGACGCCGATGCGCTCGGGCTCCCCGGGCTGCTGCGGGCGTGCGACCTCGTCGCGGCGACGCGTGAGCACCTCGAGCTCAACGTCCAGCAAGGCCTCGCCCTCGAGGCGCTGTTCCTCGACCTGTCCGCGATCGTGCTGGAGAACGCGCGGGGCTGAGGCGTGCCGCCGTAGGGCGCACGAAGCGGTGCCGCACCCCCCGCACGACGATGCGCTCTATGCGGTGGCCGCCGCAGTCGCTAGGCTATTGCAAGACGTTTGCAGTTGATAGGAGATCGCGGTGAACCCTCCTGCAGTACGGCTCGAGGGCGTGACGGCCGGGTACGCGGGCACCCGCGTGCTCCGGGAGCTGTCGTTCACCGTGGAGCCCGGCGAGCTGCTCGGCGCGGTCGGCCCGAGCGGGTCGGGCAAGACGACGCTGCTGCGACTGCTCACCGGGCAGGCGGAGACCTACGCCGGGACGGTCCGGGTGTTCGGTGAGCCGGTGCGCCGCGGCCGGCCGGTGCGCCGCGTCGGGTACGTGCCCCAGCTCGACGGCGTGGACTGGGACTTCCCGCTGACGGTCGAGCAGGTCGTGCTCCTCGGGCTCGCGGCTGACAGCCGGCGCGTGCCGTGGTTCAGCCGGGCGGAACGCCGGCGGGTCGGCGCGACGCTCGACCGGCTCGGCCTGGGCGGCCTCGGGGCCCGCCACATCCGCGAGCTGTCCGGCGGCCAGCAGCAGCGCATGTTCCTCGCCCGGGCGATGGCCCGCCGCGCCGAGCTCATCCTCCTCGACGAGCCGACGAGCGGCGTGGACCTCGCCACCCGCCACGACGTGCTCCACCTGCTCGGGGAGCTGAACGCCGAGGGCGTGACGATCCTGCTCACCACGCACGACCTCAACTGGGTGGCGGCGCACCTGCCGCGGGTGCTGTGCCTGAACGGCACGGTCGTCGGCGACGGTCACCCCGTCGAGGTGTTCACCCCCGACGTGCTGCGGACCACCTACGGCGCCGAGGTCCGGGTGATCCACCAGGGCGACCTCGTGTTCGTCGCCGACCAGACCCACGTCCTCGGACCCGTCCACGAGCCGCCGCGGCGGGCCGCTGCGCCGAGCCGGCGCGAGCGGTGACCTGGCTGGCCGAACCCCTGTCGTACGCCTTCTTCGTCCGGGCGCTGGCGGCGGGCGTCCTGATCGGCGCGATGTGCGGGGCGGTCAGCGTCTTTGTCGTGCTCCGGCGCATGAGCTACATCGGCCACGGCCTCGCGCACAGCGTCCTCGGCGGCGTCGCCGTGGGCGCGGCCCTCGGGTACCACCACTACGTCGGCGCGGTCGTCGCCACCCTCGTCGCCGCGCTGCTCATCGACCGTGTCGCCCGCCAGCGGGGCCTGCACGCCGACGCCGCGATCGGCATCGTGACCACGGCGATGTTCGCCGCCGGGATCGCCATCGTGTCGATGGTGCCCCGCGCGGGCGGCAGCACCGAGGCGCTGCTGTTCGGCTCCATCCTCGCGGTGACCCGCGCGGACCTCATGATGGCGGCGGGCGTGGCCGCAGCTTTTGCCGCGGTGCTGTTCTTCCTCGCCAAGCCGCTCGTGTTCGTGACCTTCGACCCCGAGGTGGCGGCCGTCCAGGGGGTACGGGCGGGGGTCATGGAAGCGGTGTTCCACCTCCTTACGGCCGGCGTCATCATCGCCTCCGTGCGGGTGCTCGGGGTCCTGCTCGTCGCCGCCGTCGTCGTCATCCCCGCGGCGCTCGCCCGGCTCGTGACGCGCTCGATCGCGGGCATGCTCGCCGTGGCCACCGCGGTCGGCGTCGTGTCGAGCGTCGCCGGCCTCTACCTGTCGTTCCACGCCGGTGTCCCGAGCGGCCCGGCGATCGTGCTCGTCGGCGCGGGCCTCTTCGCCGCCACAACCCTCGCCGCGTGGGCCGGCGCCCGTCTCGTTGGCGTACGCGCCCGCCGGGAGGCGGCCTTCGACGCGCCGCACCCACCGCCCGGGGCGCTCAGCCGGTTGGACTGAGCCGCCCCCCGTCCGCCAGTCAACCTGTCACCCGTCGCTCCTGGGCCCTGCGGAGCGGCGCGTGCGCGCCTCGGCCTACCCGGGCATCACGGCGGCGTGGCGTGATCGGGCTGCCGGATCGGGCGAGTCGCGGGGTGGGTCCTGCGGGGGGCCCTTGCGTGCCCGGCGTCGCCCCTTTCGCGGCAGGCGCCTGCCTGGGGGCCAGCCCTCCGGAGAGCGGCGCCGGGGCGCCGACGGCGCGCCGCGGCGAGCAGGCGGGCGGGGGCCGACGACGCCGACCGCTACCGCCCGAACCGCCGCAGTCGCAGGGAGTTCGTCACCACGCTCACGCTCGAGAACGCCATCGCGGCCCCGGCGATCATCGGGTTGAGGAGCCCGGCCGCAGCCAGGGGGATGGCGGCGACGTTGTAGCCGAACGCCCAGAAGAGGTTCTGCAGGATCGTCCGGTAGGTGCGCCGGGACAGCTCCATGGCGGTGACCACACCAGCGAGGTCGCCGCGGAGCAGGGTGAGGTCACTCGACTCGATCGCCACGTCGGTTCCCGTGCCGATGGCGATGCCCAGGTCGGCCTGGACGAGCGCGGGTGCGTCGTTCACGCCGTCGCCGACCATGGCGACATTCTCGCCTTGAGCCTGCAGCCGCTCGATCTCGCTCTTCTTGTCCGCGGGCAGGACGTCGGCGAGGACCCGGTCGCCCCGCTCGAAGTCGAACCCCGCCGCGCCGGCCATGGCGTCGGCCGTGCGGGCGTTGTCGCCGGTGATCATCGCCACGCCGAGACCCATGGCGTGCAGGCGGGCGACGACATCGACGGCACCCTCCTTGAGGGTGTCGGCGACGGCGAGCACACCGCGCACCTCGCCGTCCCAACCCGCGAAGACGGCGGTCTTCGCCTCGTTCTCGAGCCGCTCGGCCGCCGCGTCGAGCTCTCCGGGCAGGAGCAGTCCCGCCTCGGCGAGGAGCTTGCGTCGCCCTACCCACACGGTCGTGCCATCGACATCGGCGTGCACGCCGCGCCCCGGGACCGCGGCGAAGCTGCGCGCGGGGGGCAGCGTGCCGAACCGCGCGCGGGCGCTGTCAGCGACGGCCTGCCCGATGGGATGCTCGCTGTCGGCTTCGACCGCACCGGTGCGGCGCAGCAGCTCGTCCTCGGCGGTGCCGGGAGCGGTGACGATGTCG
The Egibacteraceae bacterium DNA segment above includes these coding regions:
- a CDS encoding class I SAM-dependent methyltransferase; protein product: MTTSPPPELRPPLRDLDAAVRGACLFLDRAARTRGAAYVNAEGGDVGMHGSHRSVVRHVAHYLAAAELALAAGVDGPVLDVGSGVGALAAWMADFLGAGLHLTDHDARVREVAATAFPDAAVYADLDDVAVGAFGLVTAMEVIEHLRPVDQPGFLAAVYARVAPGGLLVVSTPDETGYLGGWSGYAPHVGCVDAPALRRLLTDATGQPATVWRLEGDPFALNAVRRIGEPVVNRVWGWVSTHVPELAVRLGGGAAKVAGASRTRADAPVPEIRAVAPDGGEGTGLLGVVRAPGRSGG
- a CDS encoding HD domain-containing protein yields the protein MSAFLHRTRELREAAEAALAPAATRSRDSRGRRRPEDPDPHRTCFERDRDRILHSKAFRRLKRKTQVFVEPTGDHYVTRLTHTLQVTQIARALAAGLGLNEPLAEAIALGHDVGHPPFGHTGEEALSPYVEGGWHHAAQSVRIYEVLEDANLTWEVRDGIRAHSWKVTPPPATAEGACVRFADRIAYLSHDALDAVRAGVLAERDLPAAARAHLGRPGSEWVGTMVRSVIAHSVEAGRLAMDPRTAGTMDELREFMFVRVYHAPRTREQREAVSTVVRDLVEHHLARPDAIPASYRDAASDPLTQTVDYVAGMTDRYALALHARLVNR
- the topA gene encoding type I DNA topoisomerase; translated protein: MAKNLVIVESPTKAKTIEKYLGSDYQVLASYGHVRDLPRSDFAVEVDDGDVRLVYEVPAGSTKHVSAIKKAARSAEHVFLATDLDREGEAIAWHVAEVAGINTDEANRVVFAEITPDAIVSSFAQPRRIDGHLVDAQQARRAVDRIVGYRLSPTLWRNVASGISAGRVQSVALRMICDREDAIRAFVPVEYWSVHGDFSRERQRFATTLHRVDGQRVTTPKHMAEREEKGTDDRYLLIGDEQAAEGLLARARESATWTVADTTRKEVRRNPAPPFTTSTLQQEAARKLGFGAAKTMRVAQQLYEGVNIGRETVGLITYHRTDSLNLSNTALGEIAAHVRSAYGERYAIPEPRRYKGRSKGAQEAHEAIRPTSVKRLPAQLAGRLDRDQLALYELVWKRTVATQMAPAVFDSLRADLVSADGTLRFRATGQVLKFDGFITLYQEGRDDDAPEDEQAPTDRLPDLADGQTLTLADVRGEQHFTEPPPRYTEASLVKTLEAEGIGRPSTYASIIGVLLAREYVRLDSRRFFPTPLGEVVVAYLKQHFSEVVDTGFTARMEEELDEIARGEERWEPMVSEFLTEVDDWIAERKPERPRIPIEGAQCPECGESMEKVFSGKSRQWFASCHRWPDCKGTLPLDAYGNITTVEELKPDPDVPCPECGKGTIRREGRFGPFYGCQDYPNCKGIVNVQQRIGFPCPKCGKGHLVERKSRYGKPFYGCNRYPDCEFALWTTPLAQPCPQCGGPMKPPRKNAKNPTAICANCDARVEVDADPPRVVTEEFVPGRRPAAVPG
- a CDS encoding sodium-translocating pyrophosphatase, with the protein product MDALDAIPLISVVTALAGLGLGFFFFGVVKKASPGDERMVALMDAIQEGSRAFLRREYRAVAIFVVVLAVLIALLLDNGPLAAVAYLVGAAFSALAGFVGMTVATMANARTAEAAKTGPQLALPLAFRGGAVMGFAVAGLSLLGVAGAYIVFVDVLTIENPIQVVTTYSLGASSIALFARIGGGIYTKAADVGADLVGKVEAGIPEDDPRNPATIADNVGDNVGDVAGMGADLFESYAGSLIAPIALAGFAFADGVAGVPAGFQNAALLYPLAIAAFGMLAAIVGAFTVNTGPDASGRDLSRALHRGTNVAAAATVVLAFLLAFWLFGDITARWWGFGLAVVAGLLAGLAIGKLCEYYTSDHFSPVKNIAASSETGSATTILAGISTGKISVMGSVVLVVIAISAAYAGAEFALPELTNSGIYGVAISGIGMLATLGVVVATDAYGPIADNAGGIAEMAHLDPRVREVTDELDALGNTTAAVAKGFAIGSAVLTALALFVSFQESVRAAGGEINLSIGDVDVFVGLFIGAMLPFLFAALTMNAVGRAANQMIEEVRRQFRDIPGLREGRVGVVPEYAKCVDISTGAALREMVVPGSLAVVVPLAVGFLSVDALGGLLAGVLVTGFAIAIYMANAGGAWDNAKKYIEAGHHGGKGSDPHKAAVVGDTVGDPFKDTSGPAMNILIKVMTVVALIFAPAFVQYGLF